The following nucleotide sequence is from Heliomicrobium gestii.
GGTTTTCTGGCACTGCCGAGCGGATCAGGCACTCCCAGAAGGGGTCGAGCAGTTGCGCCGGTTCCTCCAGCGGGCATTCGATATGTACGGAAAGTTCCCGCAGTCCGGGAGCAGCCGCGTGAATCTTGTCGCGAAACGCCTGAAGATCATCGTCATTCCAAGGCCTACAGGCCTGTGCGGTGATGATCCAGGCGGCTTTTTGTCGCTGCACGGTGACGCGGGAGACAGAAAAAAGCGCCTGCGGCGGCGTGGAATCGTTCGGAGCCCTTCGGTCCGCCGCCAGGGTGGTCCCTGTCGGAACGGGTGAATGGTTCGCCCGTTCCCCAGTCAATAGGATGTCTGGCATTGTGGCCACTTGTGTTCCCCCAATACCGAATAAAGGTAAAACGTTTTTGGGTTACCCGTAACACTGTCAACCATCGTCGAAAAGGTCTTGCATCAGCCCTTGTCCCGCTCGGCGGGAGGCGGCTCCCTCTCCGGCCATGATTCATCGATCAGCGCCGCCACATCGGCGGCCACCGCATCGGCGGCAAAGACGTTGCCCAACCGGCGGGCCGCCTGGCGGCGCGCCTCCAGTTCCTTCTCATCCGCCAAGATCGCTTCGACATGGGCCGCCAGTTCCCCTGTTCGGACCTCCCAGGCGCTCTGGTGTTCGATGAGGAAACGGTGGTTCACTTCCTCATGGCCGGGCAGCGGTGGAAAGAGGAGTTGCGGCAATGCCATGGCGAGGGCTTCCGATGATGAGAGCCCTCCCGGTTTGGTGATGAACAGGTCGCTGCAGGCCATCAGCAGGGGCACCTGGTCGGTAAAACCGAAGACGACAAGTCGTTCCGGCGATGCTGCGATCGCCTGAAGGCGCGCCTGTAGGTCTCGATTGCGGCCGGCGACGACGACGATCTGCAGGTCTTTCATGGACGCCTGCGCAAGCCCCCGCACCCAGGCTTCGACAGGGCCGAGGCCGAGGCCGCCGCCCATGACGAGCAGCCGCCGGCGCGCCGGCGAGAGGCCCATCTGCGCTTCCGCTTCCTGGCGGGACAACCGGGCGGCCGCTTGGAAGGAACGGTCGATGGGGATGCCGGTCACCCGCCCTCGCGCCCGTTCCAAGCCGTAAGCGGCCAATTCGTCTACCAGCGCCTCGCCAGCCACATAGTAGCGGCGGACACCGGGAAAGGCCCAGAAGGGATGGATGCAAAAGTCGGTCACGACGCCGGCCAGGGGCTGACGCAGCCACTCTTTTTCCTGGAAACGGCAGAGCACCCCCATGGGAAAGGGGTGGGTGCATAGAATCGCTTTTGGCCGGGACTGGCGGATCAATTCGGCCAATCCCTCACCGATAAAGGTCTCCAGATAGGCCGTCATCAGGTGTTGTCCCAGAAAGCCGGCCTTCGGCCGGGCAGCGGAATGATAGAGAAAGCGGTAGAGGGCCGGCGCCCGTTCCAGCACCTGGAGGTAAGCGCCGATGACCGAGGCGAAGACCCAGTGGGGACCAAAGGCAAAGGCATCCTCCATCCGGGCGGTCATGCCGCGGCTCTCCAGCGCCTCGGCCACGGCCCGAGCCGCCCGGCCGTGACCGGTTCCGGCCTCGACCGACAGGATCAGGACATCCGTTTCTGCCGTCTTTTTATCCATCATCATGTCTCCGTGATTTTCTCCAACCGTTTCTGCACAAAACAGGTGGCCCCCCAGGGCCACCCCTTTTCCTCAATTTTACCATGTTGTCTACCTTCACTCAAGGCGGCGTTGCCGGCGGTCCGCCCGTTGCGCCGCACAGGGTCGACTTACAGGAGGTCTGCCGCCAACTGGGCCAGCCGCGACCGTTCCCCCTTGGTGAGCACCACATGGCCGGCCGCCTCCTGGTGTTTGAATTTCTCCACCAGATAGACGAGGCCGTTGTTCGTCTCGTCCAGATAGGGCGCATCGATCTGCTGCGGGTCTCCCATGACGATAATCTTGCTGTTCTCGCCGACGCGGGAGACGATGGTTTTGATCTCGTGTTTGGACAGGTTCTGGGCTTCATCGATGATGATGAACTGCTTGGGGATGCTGCGGCCGCGGATGTAGGACAAGGCTTCCACCTGAATGGTCCCATACTCCTCCAGGATATCCTTCATCATCTCGCTCTTCGAACCAAGCAGGAATTCCAGGTTATCATATATCGGCTGCATCCAAGGGCGCAGCTTGTCATCGATCTCGCCGGGCAGGGCGCCCATGTCCCGCCCCATCGGCACGACCGGTTTGGAGACTAGGATCTTTTTATATCGTTCTTCGTCCATGGTTTTATGGAGAGCGGAAGCCAGCGCCAGCAATGTCTTGCCGGTGCCCGCCTTGCCACAGATGGTGACCAGGGGAATGTTGTCGTCCAGCAACAGGCGCAAGGCCATCTTCTGCTGCACATTGCGAGGGGTCACCCCCCAGACCGATGGCGTAGCCGGCGGCACCAGTGTCATCTGCCGGCGATCGCCGCTCACCTGAACGACGGCGGAACGGCTCGATCCCAGCCCATCGCGCAAGATGGCGTATTCGTGGGGACACCAGGGGATATCGGCCAGGGTTGCCTCTTCTTCGGGATCGAAGGACTGCTCCTTGTAAAACCGGTCAATCAACCAAGCCGGTACAGTCAGTTCGCGAAAGCCCATGAACAGATCCGAGTCATAGGCCACACGGTCCCGTTTGTATTCCTGGGCTTCGATGCCGAGCACATCGGCCTTGATGCGCACGATGGCGTCGTTGGACACGATGATCACCGGTCTGCCCTGACCGCCCCGGAGGGCCTCTTCTTTTTTCAAGTTAAAGGCAACGGAAAGGATGCGGTTATCGTTGGTGGCCGGTTGAAAGGCTTCGGGAAAACCGGACAGGTCGCGGTGGTTGAGTTCCACCCGCAGTGTGCCGCCATCGGGCAAGGGCACCCCTTCATGGAGGAATCCCCCTTCACGCATCCCATCAAGCAGCCGGGAAGCCAGGCGGGCGCTGCGCCCGATTTCATCCTGGAATCGCTTTTTTCCGTCCAACTCTTCGATGACAGCCGCCGGGATCACCACATCGTTATCCTGAAACCCGAAAATCGCTTCGGGGTCCTGCAGAAGCACGTTGGTGTCAAGGATGTAGATCTTGAGATCTTCCAATGTGCCAGCCGCCTTTCCCTGTTGGTTTTTCTTTCGCGCCGCCTGCGCCGGTGCTGGTTTGTCTGCCCTTCCCCCTGTCACCCCTTCCGCTTCGTATTCCTAGGTGTCAGTTCCTGTTCGCTCCATCGATGATTTCCACATGTTCGACGCCTCCTCCTTGGCCGGGGCTGTTAAATTCCCTTTAATACAACGTACGTACGAGGGACATAAAGAAGACAAGGATCCTGTGAAAGGGTGCCCGCCGGTCAAGAAAACGCAAAAGAGCCGCCTCCTTCTGAGACGGCTGCGCAGCGGTAACGGGATGGGCGAAATCCTATGTTTTGAGGCGAGATCGCCTTGAAGACGGCTAGTGGATATCGTCTCGCTCTCCCCGCATATCCCGCTCGAGGAAAACAGATCCGATCTCCCGGTACATCCGAATTCGCGCCTTAACGCCCTCGATCAACCCAAGCTTTTCTTCCTTCATCCGGTGTGTCAGCCCAGGCAGGATCACCTCCAGCAGGCGCAGGTGGGAACGGTGGCGGAAGTGCCTCGTCAAGGCGATTTCGACGCCGTAGCGGCTATCCTCCAGTTCGTTCACATCCAAGAAGATCTCCTTCTTGATCGCTCGCTGTCCCGAGAGGTAAGGCGCCACCAATTGGGCCAGATCCGTCGAAGAACGGCCATGCTCAAAAATGCCGACAGTCATGTCTGCTCGACCTTCTATCACCGGCGCCGCCAGACGGATAAGGTGCTCTGGGCGCAGGCCGATCAGATCGGCGTCAAGAAACAGCAAAAAGGGATAGTGTGCAGCAAGGGCGCCAGCCAGCATGGCCGCGCCCTTGCCCTTGTTTTCAGAGAGTTCGATCACCTGCGCGCCTGCGGCCTGGGCCCTAAAAGCGGTCTGATCCTCCGAACCGTCGCTGACGACGATCACCTCATCCCGATAGGGAGATGCCAGGGCAGCCTGAACGACAGGGGCCACCGTGCTTTCCTCATTGTAAGCGGGGATGATCACGGAAAGGGTCAAAAGACTCACCTCATGGTCACAAGACGGTCTGGCAAGGCAACCCTTCGAATGAAGCGCTCTGTTCGACTTCTGTGGCTTACATCTGCTCCTGGACGAGCGCCTGCACACGGCCGACGACGTCTTCACGGGTCGCAGTAAACTGTTCGCCAGAACGGCGCAGTTTGACCTCGACGACACCGTCGCTGGCCAGCTTGTTGCCCACAGTGATGCGGACGGGGATGCCGATCAGGTCGGCGTCCTTGAACTTGACGCCGGCCCGCTCGGCCCGGTCATCCAGCAGGGCATCGATGCCCTTGGCGTTCAGTTCGCGGTAGATGGCCTCGGCGGCCTCCATCTGCGCGGCGTCCTTGTTGGAGACAGGCACGACGATAACCTGGAAGGGGGCGATGGCCATGGGCCAGACGATGCCGTTCGCATCGTGGTTCTGCTCGATGGACGACGCCATGGTGCGGCTGACGCCGACGCCGTAGCAGCCCATCACCATCAGGTTTTCCTGCCCTTTTTCGTCAAGGTAGGTGCAGCCCAAGGCTTTCGAGTATTTGGTGCCCAGCTTGAAGACCTGACCCACCTCGATGCCGCGAGCCTTTTTCAGCGGGGCGCCGCACTGGGGGCAGGGTTCCCCCACCTGGATGAGCCGCAGGTCGGCTGTCGCTTTGACGGTGAAGTCCCGCCCCGGGCAGACATGGATCAGGTGAGCGTCGGGCGCGTTGGCGCCGGCAACGGCGCGCGTCATGGCCATCACCTCGGCGTCGGCGTAGATGGCGATCTTGTTGATGCCGACCGGACCGAGGAAGCCGGCGCCGCCGGGGCTGACCTCCCGGCATTCCTCTTCTGTGGCCAACCGCAGATCGAGGCAGTCGAGGAGGTTTTTCAGCTTGACCTCGTTGATCTCGCGGTCGCCGCGAATCAGCGCCATAACCAGTTCGTCGTCGGCGCGGAAGATCATCGTCTTGATCGTGTTGGCCGGGCTGACCTTTAGGAAATTGCAGACCTCTTCGATTGTCTTCTGCCCAGGTGTAGCCACCTGCTCCACCGGCAAGGGCGACAGAGCAGGTGTCGTCGTCTGGGGCTTGCACTCGGCTTTTTCTGTATTGGCCGCATACTCGCAGGCGTCACAGTAGACAATCTCCGCTTCGCCCGACTCAGCGAGAACCATGAACTCGTGAGAGCCGCCGGTGCCGCCGATGGCGCCCGGATCAGCCTCGACCGGTCGAAAGGTGAGGCCGCAACGGCGGAATATGTTCATATACGCCTGGTACATTTTCATGTACGATTCGTGGAGCCCCGCCTCATCGCGATCAAAGGAGTAGAGGTCTTTCATGATGAACTCGCGGCCCCGCATCAGGCCGAAACGGGGACGACGCTCGTCACGGTACTTGTTGGTGATGTGATAGAGCAGCAGCGGCAGATCGCGGTAAGAGGAGACATTGCTTTTGACGAGATCGGTGATGCTTTCCTCATGGGTCGGGCTGAGACAGAAGTCGCGGTCGTGACGGTCTTTGAGGCGGAAGAGTTCTTCCCCGTAGACATGCCAGCGACCCGACTGGAGCCAGATCTCCGC
It contains:
- a CDS encoding glycosyltransferase family 2 protein → MSLLTLSVIIPAYNEESTVAPVVQAALASPYRDEVIVVSDGSEDQTAFRAQAAGAQVIELSENKGKGAAMLAGALAAHYPFLLFLDADLIGLRPEHLIRLAAPVIEGRADMTVGIFEHGRSSTDLAQLVAPYLSGQRAIKKEIFLDVNELEDSRYGVEIALTRHFRHRSHLRLLEVILPGLTHRMKEEKLGLIEGVKARIRMYREIGSVFLERDMRGERDDIH
- a CDS encoding MGDG synthase family glycosyltransferase, whose protein sequence is MDKKTAETDVLILSVEAGTGHGRAARAVAEALESRGMTARMEDAFAFGPHWVFASVIGAYLQVLERAPALYRFLYHSAARPKAGFLGQHLMTAYLETFIGEGLAELIRQSRPKAILCTHPFPMGVLCRFQEKEWLRQPLAGVVTDFCIHPFWAFPGVRRYYVAGEALVDELAAYGLERARGRVTGIPIDRSFQAAARLSRQEAEAQMGLSPARRRLLVMGGGLGLGPVEAWVRGLAQASMKDLQIVVVAGRNRDLQARLQAIAASPERLVVFGFTDQVPLLMACSDLFITKPGGLSSSEALAMALPQLLFPPLPGHEEVNHRFLIEHQSAWEVRTGELAAHVEAILADEKELEARRQAARRLGNVFAADAVAADVAALIDESWPEREPPPAERDKG
- a CDS encoding PhoH family protein encodes the protein MEDLKIYILDTNVLLQDPEAIFGFQDNDVVIPAAVIEELDGKKRFQDEIGRSARLASRLLDGMREGGFLHEGVPLPDGGTLRVELNHRDLSGFPEAFQPATNDNRILSVAFNLKKEEALRGGQGRPVIIVSNDAIVRIKADVLGIEAQEYKRDRVAYDSDLFMGFRELTVPAWLIDRFYKEQSFDPEEEATLADIPWCPHEYAILRDGLGSSRSAVVQVSGDRRQMTLVPPATPSVWGVTPRNVQQKMALRLLLDDNIPLVTICGKAGTGKTLLALASALHKTMDEERYKKILVSKPVVPMGRDMGALPGEIDDKLRPWMQPIYDNLEFLLGSKSEMMKDILEEYGTIQVEALSYIRGRSIPKQFIIIDEAQNLSKHEIKTIVSRVGENSKIIVMGDPQQIDAPYLDETNNGLVYLVEKFKHQEAAGHVVLTKGERSRLAQLAADLL
- a CDS encoding proline--tRNA ligase; the protein is MRMSQLFAPTLRETPAEAEVISHQMLLRAGFIRRSSAGVYHYLPLGHRVLQRIMAIVREEMNAAGGQELLMPIIQPAEIWLQSGRWHVYGEELFRLKDRHDRDFCLSPTHEESITDLVKSNVSSYRDLPLLLYHITNKYRDERRPRFGLMRGREFIMKDLYSFDRDEAGLHESYMKMYQAYMNIFRRCGLTFRPVEADPGAIGGTGGSHEFMVLAESGEAEIVYCDACEYAANTEKAECKPQTTTPALSPLPVEQVATPGQKTIEEVCNFLKVSPANTIKTMIFRADDELVMALIRGDREINEVKLKNLLDCLDLRLATEEECREVSPGGAGFLGPVGINKIAIYADAEVMAMTRAVAGANAPDAHLIHVCPGRDFTVKATADLRLIQVGEPCPQCGAPLKKARGIEVGQVFKLGTKYSKALGCTYLDEKGQENLMVMGCYGVGVSRTMASSIEQNHDANGIVWPMAIAPFQVIVVPVSNKDAAQMEAAEAIYRELNAKGIDALLDDRAERAGVKFKDADLIGIPVRITVGNKLASDGVVEVKLRRSGEQFTATREDVVGRVQALVQEQM